In a single window of the Helicobacter sp. MIT 99-5507 genome:
- the cysS gene encoding cysteine--tRNA ligase: MVLNNIKFYDSVKRKKLEFIPIKPNIVKIYLCGPTVYDNSHLGHARSAITFDLLYRVLLQNNYEVIFARNFTDIDDKIVKKSKEENIGINEITSTYITSYLNDMNALNILKPMLEPRATQNLDAIFDMIKILLKDGKAYITPNNDIYMRVSKDSKYGELSNRTNLESQVSRIGENEQKEDIRDFALWKIFNKDDDIAYDSPFGRGRPGWHIECSAMIEKHLAYKDTEFSIDIHAGGADLFFPHHENEASQSRCANNRELAKYWIHNGFVTINGEKMSKSLGNSFFVKDALKIYDGEVLRYYLLSLHYRSPLNFSHEDVLSSKKRLDRLYRLKKRVIDVESNIIDKDFRDTFLNALNDDLNISIALSCLDTMISHYNELLDKNPKDTQNKQKALSNIIFINKILGIGEKNPIDYFHIGVSDEMKKYIEEKIKDRNEAKSKKDYTLSDSIRDELKSKNIHLMDTKDGVIWEYIAEI, translated from the coding sequence ATGGTGCTTAATAATATAAAATTTTATGATAGTGTAAAAAGAAAAAAACTAGAATTTATCCCTATTAAACCAAATATAGTAAAGATATATCTATGCGGTCCAACCGTTTATGACAACTCACATTTAGGACATGCAAGAAGTGCCATAACATTTGATTTATTGTATAGGGTGTTATTGCAAAATAATTATGAAGTGATTTTTGCTAGAAATTTTACAGATATCGATGATAAAATCGTTAAAAAAAGTAAAGAAGAAAACATTGGTATAAATGAAATTACTTCTACTTATATTACTAGCTATCTAAATGATATGAATGCACTAAATATACTAAAACCTATGCTAGAGCCTCGCGCAACACAGAATCTTGATGCTATATTTGATATGATTAAGATTCTACTAAAAGATGGTAAAGCCTATATTACCCCAAATAATGATATATATATGAGAGTATCAAAAGATTCAAAATATGGTGAATTATCAAATAGAACCAATCTAGAATCTCAAGTTAGTCGTATAGGTGAAAATGAGCAAAAAGAAGATATTAGAGATTTTGCTTTATGGAAGATATTTAATAAAGATGATGATATAGCTTATGATTCTCCATTTGGTCGCGGGCGTCCAGGCTGGCATATAGAATGCTCTGCTATGATTGAAAAACATTTAGCATATAAAGATACTGAATTTTCTATTGATATACATGCAGGGGGAGCAGATTTGTTCTTTCCTCATCATGAAAATGAAGCATCACAAAGTAGATGTGCAAATAATAGAGAATTAGCAAAATATTGGATTCATAATGGTTTTGTGACGATAAATGGCGAGAAAATGAGTAAAAGTCTAGGAAATAGCTTTTTTGTAAAAGATGCACTAAAAATCTATGATGGCGAAGTGCTTAGATATTATTTACTTAGTTTGCATTATCGCTCACCACTAAATTTTTCACACGAAGATGTGCTAAGCAGTAAAAAAAGATTAGACAGGCTGTATAGATTAAAAAAACGAGTAATAGATGTAGAATCTAATATAATAGATAAAGATTTTAGAGATACTTTTTTAAATGCACTAAATGATGATTTAAATATCTCTATTGCATTATCTTGTTTAGATACTATGATTTCACATTATAATGAATTACTAGATAAGAATCCAAAAGATACACAAAATAAGCAAAAGGCTCTCTCAAATATAATTTTTATCAATAAGATTCTAGGAATTGGAGAAAAAAACCCAATAGATTATTTTCATATAGGCGTAAGTGATGAGATGAAAAAATATATAGAAGAAAAAATAAAAGATAGAAATGAAGCAAAAAGTAAAAAAGACTACACCCTAAGCGATAGTATAAGAGATGAATTAAAATCTAAAAATATCCATCTAATGGATACAAAAGATGGAGTAATATGGGAATATATAGCAGAAATATAA
- a CDS encoding alpha-1,2-fucosyltransferase, translated as MLWLDLGGGQQQYNKNRIVVFLEGGLGNQLFHYAFCHVLKEITKKDIYLDCTEYQNTDTNPRNLEIKYFDLNIKLITTNKELSKILKVNFYFLLFKKFVNKINIKCFKKKIFYPVNKQKIIFYPHLHYKNIYELSFDIKNRIYIYGEYLWHFSNFIPFRYFFINTLYPKINLDSKNNMIYEKIKSSKNSCMIHVRRGDFVGIYELLDMDYYKMAMEIMREKYSDISFFVFGNDFDFMQENFIDDDCNVININNESKVIFDFVLMQSCKHKILANSTLSFWLGFLGSGDVIYKENISPSFTYSAKNLIVL; from the coding sequence ATTCTATGGCTAGATTTAGGGGGGGGGCAGCAGCAATATAATAAAAATAGGATTGTAGTATTTTTAGAAGGTGGGCTTGGTAATCAGCTATTTCACTACGCTTTTTGCCATGTATTAAAAGAAATAACAAAAAAAGATATATATTTAGATTGCACAGAATATCAAAATACAGATACCAATCCACGAAATTTAGAAATCAAGTATTTTGATTTAAATATAAAGCTCATTACAACAAACAAAGAATTAAGCAAAATCCTAAAAGTGAATTTTTATTTTTTATTATTTAAGAAGTTTGTAAATAAAATCAATATTAAATGTTTTAAAAAGAAAATATTCTATCCAGTAAATAAACAAAAAATTATTTTTTATCCACATTTGCATTATAAAAATATATATGAGTTATCATTTGACATAAAGAATAGAATCTATATTTATGGTGAATATTTATGGCATTTTTCAAATTTTATACCTTTTAGATATTTTTTTATTAATACTTTGTATCCAAAAATAAATTTAGATTCTAAAAATAATATGATTTATGAAAAGATTAAATCTAGTAAAAATTCTTGTATGATTCATGTAAGAAGAGGCGATTTTGTAGGTATTTATGAATTGCTTGATATGGATTATTATAAAATGGCTATGGAGATCATGCGAGAAAAATATAGTGATATTTCATTTTTTGTATTTGGTAATGATTTTGATTTTATGCAAGAAAATTTTATCGATGATGATTGTAATGTCATAAACATAAATAATGAAAGCAAAGTAATTTTTGATTTTGTTTTGATGCAATCTTGCAAACACAAAATATTAGCAAATAGCACACTTTCTTTTTGGCTTGGATTTTTAGGCAGTGGAGATGTGATTTATAAAGAAAATATAAGCCCAAGTTTTACTTATAGTGCTAAAAATTTGATTGTGTTATGA